The genomic stretch aagtgagttctatagtatttcggtgaaggttagattgatcttgcaatctttgaggtaaacccaaaactctagttcctttctgtattttatgttatttcctttctcaaaaccttctactcagtcccctaaccttattcttattttggttagggaatccaagctcttaagcatataattcggtaagtatgtttttttatggtttagtctttccatctctttcatttcatctcctttcttagactcactctttcttatggttttaggagtgttccaaaagtcccaactcagtccataatcccggtaactttggtaaggaaaataggctagaatcaatatgttatgtgcttatgttatctatatgttttatgttattaaaagtgttatgatatgtatatgtgtatgtttgtaggcttgggcatatgacccatatgactaacaagaccccaaatgggttatgggcatatgacctacttagctagtaggaccccactaatcccatgggcatatgcttgtttagtctatgggaccccaagtaataatggccattataataagtgtatgttatatgtgttatgttaagtctttatgttttcttatgaaattatgtatatgactttgtgttagattttccttactgggcattaggctcactcctttctgtttatgtgcaggaaaataagcttagaggcggtaagatttgtggcgcttggaggatgtgtatcgatgatgaatggagtcaaggggccgagcgttaatcgattcgaggatgtagtttcggttttatgtctttttatatgtattttacgcactaattatgtaatgttttattattttaaattatgtttttgttttaaagacaatgggatcccatatccattttggtatttactttgtaaataactcttattttgcaagttattcaataaattatggtattttcgcaaatgtaagttcttttaaggattttatgtatagtttcgttaatggtccaaatagtctagattagtggggcATTACACAGAGTTGATGTAtggtacatatatacataaatttcccTAAAAAAACACACACATGTACCATACATCTTAATTagaaatatatcatattttttctTGGGTAAACCTGACTCCATATTTCTTGAGGAAAAATAGTTGCATCAAGAAAATGGATAGACTATTACAAAAGGATGGGaagtaattaaagaaaaataacatCACAAAGAACaacaaatatacatattattctgagaaactcaaaacttgtaaaaatagtaagacttctttttattgataaaaaacaaatataCTATTTTAAATAGGACTAAATATGTGTAAATATCAATCTAGTTATAGGTAGCTATAGCTTAAACATATTGTATTAATTACATGGAATTGGATTAACCTCCACTTGACTCTATATTGGGTTCTATTAGAACAACATATATTTTTCTACATACATTAAAGTTTTACAAAAATTCAGTTGAAACATGTATTCTCTTCAACTTATAGcacataatgaaaaaaaaaaccaaaataaacaATCCTAAATACAGAGAATAAACACATTTGAAGAGTAAATACCTCAATAAATCAATCAAAATCGAAAGTCTTTCGTTATAGAAAATCCTGCAAAACCAAGCCCTGCTCAACTTACAATCAACAATTAATCCTGAAAATTAAAAATGCAGTGGTTAGTCAACAGAGtacaaattaataaaaagaagAGTAATGCAATAGTGATTTATTATGTGGTTTGGATATAAAGATACATCAAATACAACAATATCAACAAGTGCATATGAGCCATACCACAACTAGAGGCAAAACAAACTTTCACAtttcattgaaaaaaataaacttaatatatatatatatattataggatACCTGTGAGAAATAGTTGCATTAAGAAGATGGATAACACATAAAAACACTACATTAAGAAATAGAGCAATAAATAAATTTCTTCAATTTCTTTAAAAGTATTTTATTCTTCacctatttatattattattgaaGAAAATATCTATTATgacataaatattattattttcctCATCTTGAGCCTGTAGGATAATCAGAAGTCTAGATTATTGGCAGAAAATGGTGATATTGTTGCTATTGGACGAATTATGGCAACAAGCGGAACAATTCATTGTGTTGACTTAAGAgagggtaactatcgtgtgcGGGTGGATGAGTGCTGCAATAATGATGCTAAACTTATTTTTCCTATTAAGGATGAGATCATTTTTGTACGTCATGCTGTCGGTTACTTTGTTGAGTGGCCATCTCATCTGATCATTCCATACGATTCAAATTTGGTAAGATATTAACAAATAGTTATATTTactgattaaattatttttcaagaCTAACATGTGTTACTTTCATGTTGAAGCTACCTAAGAAGACAAAGAAGCAAAAAAGAAATAGTTCACCAATACCTAATGCCCCAATGACACAAGACAAGTCTCATCCTTCCCAAAGACTTCCTAGTCAAAATGAAGTAGTGTCAAGTAAAGCTAGTGCCCCGATACTCTTCAAGATTCCTAGTGGGGTTCCTCACTCTCTCAAGTGTTTATTAACTACTGTGAAGTATGTGGAGCCAAGTTTCATGGCCAAAGTTCCGATGGATTTCGAGATATTAGGTCATGAGAATGATTTATATATCTCACAAGAAGATATAGTCCACTTTGGCTTAATGGAGGAGATTGGAGCATCATGTATATCGTTATATATCAGGTATCAAAGATTTTTAAAACCATTATAAGTTTGTAGAtaacttattttataaatttaacaaagatatatattttttatgtaggATTTTATACTTCCAATTAGTGAAAAGAGAGATCAGTCACTTTTTTCGTTTTGTTGAGCCAATTTCGTTATCAAATGTTGGATCTACTGAAGAAGAATGAGTTGAATGGATATCAAAGCGTATGATTGATTCAAATCCAGGTCAAATGTGGTTGTTGCCATATCATAAGGGGTCAGTtttttacttttagtattttgttagtgattatatataatattaataatgaaatatttttgtGTTTCTGTTAGAAACCATTGGATGCTTATAATAATGGATTTTGATCACCAATTGTGCTATTTCCTGGATTCTCTTGACAATTTTCCACCAGATGAAATCAAATCTCTCATTTCTTGGTAATAATCTAACCAATTAACTATATACTcttaaattcatttaaaaattaacaacatataaatgtttatgtttttattgcaTAGTGTTTTTCAACATTTGCGCACAAATAATGCGAAAACTAAGGAAGTCGCATGGAGAACTGTTAAGTGTCCTCGTCAACCATCAAAATCAGTACAATGTGGATTctatgttatgaggatgatgaaagaCTTCGTGATAAATGAGTTTTCAatgcgatggctaactagtaaagtaagtgaaaatatttattattaaagttatAGCTTTACCTCAAGATTAAGTATATTAATTCAACTCACGCAAGGAATTTTGTTTTAGTGTTACGGGAAGAATTCTTacacaaaggatgagatcaatgaagtacgtgaagaatgggcacagtgcgttatggatttgatgagtacTACATAAGTCTACTCACttttgttaacttagacttttaaAGAGATATACTTAGAATAACTTAGACTTTCTTAGAGACACACACACTTTTATTGTCTAACTATAGTTTACACTTTTGTTGCTTATATGAgtaattttgtaattaacttaagactcatcattattttggatatttaattcaaattctagtattttatattactgtgatatatgttttgttttgttatgtTTGTTTGTATAAAAAGCAGGATTTGTTTTGGCATAATACACTTTTCATGAAAAACAAAAAACACCATAAGTCGGTTGGGAACCGACTTACCCTGTTTTACACTAGAGGTCGGTGTGCCAGACCGACCTATCATGATTTACACTAGAGGTCAGTTTGCAACTGACTTACCCTATTTTACACCATAGGTCGGTGTGCAACCGACCTAGCATGTTTTGCACTAGAGGTCGGTGTGCAACTGACCTCCCATGGCTTACACCAGAGGTCAGTTGGTGCCAAACCAACCTctagtgtaagacatggtaggtcggtttgcAACCAActtaccatgtcttacaccataATTCGGTTTGCAACCGActtaccatgtcttacaccataagtcggtttgcaaccgacctaccatgtcttacactagAGGTCGATTTGGCGCCAAGCGACCTACCATgtttttacatcataagtcactgcatgggaagtcagttcacaaccgacttatgaacattcaGAAGTCGGTTTTTAACTGACTTATCgtgtaatttttgtagtagtgacatcATTCCCCAAGATCTAAAATTTTATTACAGAGAAATCAGTgtaaaaaggaaaaaagaacAAACGAGGGGAGCGAGACATTACCCAAACAAGTCAAATACAGGTTTTGAAACATTGAAATAGAATAAAAAGCATAAATAAGCGACCCCACATAGCTAGAAAAGAAGCAGACACACCTTTGATTTTTTAGATTTATGGTTCTTGAAAGTATTTCAATAAAAACACAAGAGAGTTATGCAGATCAAGGCCCATAAATTATATATACAATAGAAAATACCTGCTTGAGAGCGTTAGCGAGAGAGTGGCCAGTCAATGAAATCCAACAGATCAATCTGGTCATCACAAAATTCAACGTCAGAAACAACAACCGACCTCACCACAGACCCTTGGTCACTGAAAAAGACCATAACTTGGGAATCTAAGAAAAGGGTCTTCCCCCTCAAATACCCAGTCGAAAGATTCCAAGTTTTCTCCCCATATTTTTCCTAGtctctaatttttctgaaagaaaaaataataataaaagggtTTGGGTTTACTCACTTGGCTTCTTGGGATTGCACGATCTGATTCCCCAGACTTGGTTGTTGAGAATGATAATGAATGGTGAGTTTCTTACAGAGCCGAAAACATTACCCAAATAAGTCCAAAACAGGACATATACATACAAAACAGAGAGGGAGTCGAGAGATACCTTCACTGTcacaaaagaatatatatatacatatatttatataaattaactgaaaaatactaataataaaaaactaaatacttatatatatatgtaccgtagaactaaatatttatatatatatgtaccgcAGATGGAGAGGAAGATCGTCAGAACTGTCTCCGATGGAGCTTGGAGGAACCGTACGTCTCTGGCGGAGCTTGGAAGAGCCACAAATGGAGCTTGGAGGATGCTCGAGATGATGGGCTTTTGTGTGATTGGGGTTCTCACGGTTTGGGGTTTGAGGtctgagagaagagagagaggagTTTGGGTCTGAGAGGAGAGAGTGGGGTCTGAGAGGAGAAGGGTTTGGGGTCTGAGAGGAGAAGGGCTTCGGTCTGAGAGGAGAGAGAAAGGGGTTTGGGGTATATATGGGTCTGAGGGAACAAAAACCAGGGAAAACAAAAAATTGGTGGGTATTTTTATTTGGGTTCACGCTAAATAGGGAAGACGTGGGCGAGTAAGTCTGAAAGTACCTCTAGCAACGAAAATTGGAATGTCGTCGCTAGAGCCCAATATTCCTGCGGTTAGTCACTGAGATTGATGaattaattatatcaataatattcgtgactatatatatatatatatatattcatactgAGATTGATTGTTTAGAATATTTAAGTTGATAATGGTCCATAGTCATCACAACTTTTGCTTCACAGGCCACACCACCACAATAAATTTATAAGTAAATTATTTTATACATTTTTCTTAAATTTCTAATCATTATATAGAATTGGGTCCAATGTTGTGAAGTGAAACACATttcaaacttaattttttttaatacatatattCTTGCTTGTCAACCTAACGTGgtgttctttttcttttcctgTCTTATTCTTTCATATTCTATATGccatattttcttcttttttatatTCTCATATAAAACAAACCACAAACGaaatattgttatattattttataatatgatattttaaattaaataatctgACAATGTGTGTCGCATATTTtaacatataaaagagagttacaatatttggataatgtgaatattcaaatgtgtaacatatttgaagttacaagtttgtaactccaaatattacccaataatgtgtagatttgatgttttttttttggtaaatcagataGTTGTGTATTAAACCAAACATATTTACATCCTACAACACCCCAAGAGGCCTGATATAATATTCTAATTACAATTGATCAAACCAATTCTTGTCTCTTCTAGATGTTAGACTCTTGTATATAGTTCCTTTGATCCTGTATTTAACCTCATATTTGATGTTTTGTACAATTTTGGTCACCTGTTTACAACTATGTTGCCACAATACTTCATTCCTATTTAGCCATATATGATAGTTCATTGCAGCCAAGGTGACTGTGAATACACTTTTTTTGAACCTACTGTGTCTGCTATGCCGTATGTTACTCATCAGCCCATGTATCAACAAAGCTGGTGTCCTCCAATTAAGCCAAACCTTCATTTCCTGTACAACTCTGCTGCTGAATATACACTCAAAAAATAAGTGATTCATGCTCTCTACAGCAGCAAGACAAACTACACACTCCACCTCTTGACATATTTGGAATTTCTGTAACCTTTCTCTGATTGGTAGTCTTCCCAACCGTGGGTTGCATCAGTAGATTTTAAAAAAGAGAATGTAGAGAAGGCACCAATATGGATACAGTTGAAAGGTTTGGATCTAAAATATTGGGGGGAGAAAGCTCTGTTCAAGATAATTAGCCAAATTGAGAATCCAGTGATGGTGGACCAGATTACCTTGAGGAAGGAACGCTTGAATTTTCCAAGAATCTTGGTGGAGGTACACTTGAAACAGGATTTTCCTGATCTCATCTATTTCATaaatgaaagagatgaggaagTATCTGTTTTTGTTGAATATGAATGGAAGCCGACTCTATGTAGGAATTGCCAAGGTTTGGGGCATGAGACAGGCATATGCAGAAAACAGTCAACTCAGAAAACAGTAAACAGAATCCAGAGAAAGATACAAAGGAGGATCCAAAGAAGGTACAGGACGAAGAAGGATTTCAAGCAGTTTAGAAAGGGTGGAGAGTTCGGATTCAAGAGGAAAACCCTACTACTATTGGGAACAACTTCCAGCTCTTGGGAAAACAGGGGAATGCGGATGGAATTACAGATAAGAATGTAGATAGAAATAGAGATAAGAGTGGAGGTGGGGGAGAGCCACCTCTCTTTAATGGATAGAATTATGGCATGGAATGTTCGAGGGCTCAACAATCCAAACAAGAAAAATGAGATTAGATATCTAATCTCAACAAAGAAGATAGGATTGGTTGGGCTCTTGAAAACAAGGGTGAAAACCCAGAAGCTTGGCGAAGTTTATACAAGAATGTTTGTAGGATGGTGTTTTTCTTCGAATAATGCTTGGCACAAGGGTGGTCGAATAATAATTAGCTGGAATCCAGCTATGTTTCAGGTGGATATTAGGCAGTGTTCAAGTCAGATGATGCATTTGGAGGTTAAGACCGGGAACAGAAATGAAGGTTTTTTTATTACATTTGTTTATGCTTTCAATGATGCAAATGGGAGGATCTTACTGTGGAGGGATCTCAAAGGCCTATCAAACAGTATTA from Humulus lupulus chromosome 5, drHumLupu1.1, whole genome shotgun sequence encodes the following:
- the LOC133778195 gene encoding uncharacterized protein LOC133778195; the protein is MATSGTIHCVDLREGNYRVRVDECCNNDAKLIFPIKDEIIFVRHAVGYFVEWPSHLIIPYDSNLLPKKTKKQKRNSSPIPNAPMTQDKSHPSQRLPSQNEVVSSKASAPILFKIPSGVPHSLKCLLTTVKYVEPSFMAKVPMDFEILGHENDLYISQEDIVHFGLMEEIGASCISLYIRILYFQLVKREISHFFRFVEPISLSNVGSTEEE